A portion of the Sphingorhabdus pulchriflava genome contains these proteins:
- the traL gene encoding type IV conjugative transfer system protein TraL, which translates to MTDRYLVPKRLDDPELIGFWTLDEFAGIIIPFTWGILSQHIFIGIIVSAGAWFTLRKAKAGRASSWVLHAAYWYLPSGFTGLVATPPSHCRLLAG; encoded by the coding sequence ATGACGGACAGATATCTTGTTCCCAAGCGGCTCGATGATCCGGAGCTTATCGGCTTCTGGACGCTCGACGAGTTTGCCGGGATCATCATCCCCTTCACCTGGGGAATCCTCAGCCAGCATATCTTCATCGGCATTATCGTGTCAGCCGGAGCCTGGTTCACCTTGCGGAAGGCAAAAGCAGGGCGTGCCAGTTCATGGGTACTCCATGCCGCTTATTGGTATCTGCCTTCGGGGTTTACCGGTCTTGTCGCAACGCCGCCCTCCCATTGCCGGCTTCTGGCCGGGTGA
- the traC gene encoding type IV secretion system protein TraC, producing MTMGFTSLKSRILEGLLGDAEEVEPPRGGLLLEMLSDWLPYRVFDARSRLYLNARSKGFVLGVTPLIGADERTAEILGQFFSEGLPPGACLQILHHASPRISRIVAPWFAPRYAQGGVYEAIARHRANRMYDLVWNSGSRDAPFHTRHHQLFLSLGVPSQADISNEELVQCREGLMAMLRSLNLGVQEIEPQALIALIDDLTSPTTAPQDDACPYNPLDPIAAQALRRDIELLVEEDRMLLRTERFRATGEENEGVPEIGTVYPDCFDIRHYGVRNMPLRWAPWECSRLIGDLFTDKLRFPCPTATMLCLIYPSQEAAAARAGYKFMRTTSLAGTKSARFLPKIAEQSAEWQHVQAELQEGRKLAKVFYGVTAYSPLGDGDRNERAIKSIYKAAGWDLIDERFLQIQGLLAAMPLTLADGLAKDMERLKRMKTLLSTTAANIAPMQGEYLGGPLPHLLFVGRRGQPFFWSPFENEAGNHNIAICGKSGSGKSVLLQEMCAALRGAGAQVVVIDDGRSFEHSVKLQGGRFVEFTLASGFCLNPFSMIDAERAEQNEDYRLDCFGMVKAIIGQMARHSETLSDAERGFVDSAVMKVWSEGGTKGSIDGIARALVATANPIAENLAVSIAPYMAGGSYGAFFTGQASIDLDADFTVFEMSDLATREDLRSVVLSAIMFMTSQAMTRSPRSVRKLLLIDEAWSMLKGGSMGEFVETYARTCRKYGGALATATQSLNDYYKSDGATAALENSDWMLILQQKPETIADFKRASRLDMDDRTETLIRSLKRSGADYSEVFIKGPEVESIGRLVLDDYSATLFSSSPDTFAKIDAELARGMQLADAIERIAFPQTF from the coding sequence ATGACAATGGGCTTCACTTCGCTAAAATCGCGGATTTTGGAAGGTCTTTTGGGTGACGCCGAAGAGGTTGAGCCGCCACGCGGCGGCTTGCTTCTCGAAATGCTCTCCGACTGGCTGCCTTACCGCGTCTTCGATGCGCGCAGCCGACTCTATCTCAACGCGCGCTCGAAGGGCTTTGTTCTCGGCGTCACACCGCTGATCGGTGCCGATGAGCGGACCGCCGAGATATTGGGGCAGTTTTTCTCCGAAGGCCTGCCGCCAGGAGCCTGTCTGCAGATATTGCACCATGCGAGCCCCCGGATCAGCCGCATCGTCGCTCCCTGGTTTGCACCGCGTTATGCGCAAGGCGGCGTCTATGAAGCGATCGCGCGGCACCGCGCCAACCGGATGTATGACCTTGTCTGGAATTCGGGATCCAGGGACGCGCCCTTCCATACGCGCCACCATCAGCTGTTCCTCTCCTTGGGCGTTCCTTCACAAGCGGATATCAGCAACGAAGAACTGGTCCAGTGTCGTGAAGGGCTGATGGCGATGCTGCGCTCGTTGAACCTGGGCGTCCAGGAAATTGAACCGCAGGCCTTGATCGCGCTGATCGATGATCTGACTTCGCCGACGACAGCACCACAGGACGATGCCTGCCCCTATAATCCGCTCGACCCGATTGCAGCGCAAGCCTTGCGCCGCGATATCGAGCTTCTGGTCGAAGAAGACCGGATGCTGCTCAGGACCGAGCGTTTCCGTGCGACCGGCGAGGAGAATGAGGGCGTCCCCGAAATCGGCACCGTCTATCCTGATTGCTTCGATATCCGCCATTATGGCGTGCGCAACATGCCGCTACGCTGGGCACCTTGGGAATGTTCGCGGCTGATAGGCGATCTTTTCACCGACAAGCTCCGCTTCCCCTGCCCGACCGCGACCATGCTCTGCCTCATTTACCCTTCGCAGGAAGCAGCGGCGGCCCGGGCGGGGTACAAGTTCATGAGGACGACAAGCCTTGCCGGAACCAAAAGCGCTCGTTTCTTGCCCAAGATCGCCGAGCAGTCTGCCGAATGGCAGCATGTACAGGCCGAGCTGCAGGAAGGCCGCAAGCTCGCCAAGGTGTTTTACGGGGTCACCGCTTATTCGCCGCTCGGCGATGGTGACCGCAACGAACGCGCGATCAAGTCGATCTACAAGGCCGCAGGCTGGGACCTCATCGACGAGCGCTTCCTGCAAATTCAAGGGTTGCTCGCCGCAATGCCCCTGACGCTCGCCGACGGGCTCGCCAAGGACATGGAAAGGTTGAAACGCATGAAGACCTTGTTGTCGACGACGGCCGCCAATATCGCACCGATGCAGGGCGAATATCTGGGTGGGCCACTCCCCCATCTGCTGTTTGTCGGACGGCGCGGCCAACCCTTTTTTTGGTCGCCCTTCGAAAATGAGGCGGGCAACCACAATATCGCGATCTGCGGCAAATCGGGTTCGGGCAAATCGGTGCTCCTTCAGGAAATGTGCGCAGCACTCCGAGGCGCAGGCGCACAGGTTGTGGTCATCGACGATGGCCGCAGCTTTGAACATTCGGTCAAACTGCAGGGCGGCCGCTTTGTCGAGTTCACGCTTGCGTCGGGTTTCTGTCTCAACCCCTTTTCGATGATCGATGCGGAGCGTGCCGAACAAAATGAAGATTATCGTCTCGACTGTTTCGGGATGGTGAAAGCCATTATTGGCCAGATGGCGCGGCACAGCGAGACTTTGAGCGATGCCGAACGCGGCTTTGTCGATTCCGCTGTCATGAAGGTCTGGAGCGAGGGAGGCACCAAGGGCTCGATCGACGGCATTGCCCGCGCGCTCGTCGCCACCGCCAACCCGATTGCGGAAAATCTCGCGGTCTCGATTGCGCCTTATATGGCGGGTGGCAGCTATGGTGCCTTCTTTACAGGCCAGGCGAGCATCGACTTGGATGCTGATTTCACCGTCTTCGAGATGTCCGACCTTGCCACCCGCGAGGATCTGCGCAGCGTCGTCCTGTCGGCGATCATGTTCATGACCAGCCAGGCAATGACGCGGAGCCCGCGCTCGGTGCGCAAATTGCTCCTGATCGACGAAGCCTGGAGCATGCTCAAGGGCGGCTCGATGGGCGAATTTGTCGAAACCTATGCCCGCACCTGCCGCAAATATGGCGGTGCGCTCGCAACCGCTACCCAGTCGCTCAATGACTATTACAAATCCGATGGCGCTACCGCCGCGCTCGAAAATAGCGACTGGATGCTCATCCTGCAGCAAAAGCCCGAGACGATCGCCGATTTCAAGCGCGCAAGCCGGCTTGATATGGATGACCGCACCGAAACGCTCATTCGGAGCCTCAAACGCTCGGGCGCTGACTATAGCGAGGTCTTCATCAAGGGCCCCGAGGTAGAAAGCATCGGGCGTCTGGTGCTCGATGATTATTCAGCGACGCTCTTTTCAAGCTCGCCCGACACCTTCGCCAAAATCGACGCCGAACTGGCGCGCGGCATGCAGCTCGCTGACGCCATCGAGCGCATCGCCTTTCCACAAACATTCTAA
- a CDS encoding TrbI/VirB10 family protein — protein sequence MTETGTATPNADKPPLSLATLNARTAKRQQLLLASVGALLLAGGSWFILGSDDEAADSNTASAQEIDTTGLVNRNLSQKEFVASYGNRLDAIAREQKALKEAALPRADIEAQMAALKAENQAMRIDGQAAIDAVSAENAQLKGQLAAQAAAPPPPPVPAYGPQAGGYDARGRGGSGTGAGGQSLAGPDAGMLPPGEVKLLSFGSDKAAGGPKAARPDLPPLLVEDSPDYLPPNSYAPATVIVGVDASAGVSSQTDPLPVVLRITGPARSVVQNGRVLTTRLTGCVVNGSARGDLSSEKVYVKLAKMTCDQPGGRVAVSEVKGFISFAGKSGVRGRVVSREGSLVSQALLAGIIGGFGRGFSANANSVFTGTTTDSDGNRSKLSPGDILGGGLGQGAGDAADTVSKYLIERAEQYQPVVEMPTGITVDIVFLDGVYVRNSQ from the coding sequence ATGACTGAAACTGGCACCGCAACACCAAATGCCGACAAGCCGCCTTTGTCGCTGGCGACGCTCAATGCCCGGACGGCCAAACGCCAGCAATTGCTTCTGGCAAGCGTCGGAGCCCTTCTGCTTGCTGGTGGAAGCTGGTTCATCTTGGGATCGGATGATGAAGCTGCCGACAGCAACACGGCCTCCGCGCAGGAAATCGACACGACAGGGCTGGTCAATCGCAACCTGTCACAAAAGGAATTTGTCGCGAGCTATGGCAACCGGCTCGATGCGATTGCGCGCGAGCAAAAGGCACTCAAAGAAGCAGCACTCCCCCGTGCTGATATTGAAGCACAGATGGCAGCGTTGAAGGCTGAAAATCAGGCAATGCGCATCGACGGACAAGCAGCGATCGATGCGGTGTCGGCCGAAAATGCGCAATTGAAAGGCCAACTCGCCGCACAAGCGGCAGCGCCCCCTCCCCCGCCGGTCCCTGCTTACGGACCGCAGGCAGGTGGATATGATGCCCGCGGGCGCGGTGGCAGTGGCACGGGTGCTGGCGGCCAATCCTTGGCCGGACCCGATGCTGGCATGTTGCCGCCGGGCGAGGTCAAGCTTTTGAGCTTCGGCAGTGACAAGGCAGCAGGCGGTCCCAAAGCCGCGCGGCCCGATCTGCCTCCACTTCTTGTTGAAGATTCCCCCGACTATCTGCCGCCCAACAGCTATGCGCCTGCAACGGTGATCGTTGGTGTCGATGCCTCGGCGGGTGTCTCGAGCCAGACCGATCCGTTGCCGGTGGTCTTGAGGATTACAGGTCCTGCCCGTTCGGTCGTGCAAAATGGCAGGGTGCTGACGACAAGGCTCACCGGCTGTGTAGTCAATGGCTCGGCGCGCGGCGATCTCTCTTCGGAAAAGGTCTATGTTAAACTTGCGAAAATGACCTGTGATCAGCCTGGAGGCCGGGTCGCAGTCTCAGAGGTCAAGGGCTTTATCAGCTTTGCCGGTAAATCGGGTGTGCGCGGCCGTGTCGTCAGCCGCGAAGGCAGCCTGGTTTCCCAAGCGCTGCTCGCCGGGATCATCGGCGGGTTCGGGCGCGGCTTTTCGGCCAATGCCAACAGCGTCTTCACAGGCACCACCACCGACAGCGACGGCAACCGCTCAAAGCTGTCCCCCGGCGACATTTTGGGTGGCGGGCTAGGCCAGGGTGCAGGCGATGCCGCCGATACGGTGAGCAAATATCTCATCGAGCGCGCCGAACAATATCAACCCGTCGTCGAAATGCCCACCGGCATCACCGTCGACATCGTCTTTCTCGACGGCGTTTATGTGAGGAACAGCCAATGA
- a CDS encoding conjugal transfer protein TraV, translating into MRSLSLMLLSAPLLFTTSGCATFATNIAGDFECRAKGKSTSADCLPASRIDADATAMLAKGYPRTHPTPRAGVAGGDTGRSRERTIRIVFPAHVDDTGILHEESVAWAIAEQPDWTARLRRKSDNGASGFVRSVARAMKAAQQRPETASPHTEDGTAETADNPISDDPFVIASPLALPSTAREAVAGASAPAVEGFDMSAPLPHVRTPRHPETQDAPVFPSAEAIDAAKTPKEPE; encoded by the coding sequence ATGCGTAGCCTTTCTCTTATGCTCCTTTCTGCCCCGCTTCTCTTTACAACCAGCGGCTGTGCCACCTTTGCGACCAATATCGCAGGCGACTTTGAATGCCGTGCCAAGGGCAAAAGCACATCTGCAGACTGCTTGCCTGCAAGCCGGATCGACGCCGATGCAACCGCGATGCTCGCAAAGGGCTATCCCCGAACGCACCCCACGCCGCGCGCTGGCGTAGCGGGCGGCGATACCGGACGCAGCCGCGAACGCACGATACGGATCGTCTTTCCCGCCCATGTCGATGACACCGGCATCCTTCACGAGGAATCTGTCGCCTGGGCGATCGCGGAACAGCCCGATTGGACCGCACGGCTGCGACGGAAATCGGACAATGGTGCAAGCGGTTTTGTCCGTTCGGTCGCGCGCGCAATGAAGGCAGCGCAGCAGCGGCCCGAAACAGCGTCGCCGCATACCGAAGATGGCACAGCCGAAACCGCCGATAACCCAATTTCCGATGATCCCTTTGTCATAGCCTCGCCGCTGGCTCTCCCCTCCACGGCGCGCGAGGCTGTTGCCGGTGCCTCTGCACCGGCGGTCGAGGGGTTCGACATGTCAGCCCCCCTCCCGCATGTTCGGACCCCTCGACACCCTGAAACACAAGACGCGCCCGTCTTTCCGAGTGCCGAGGCCATAGACGCCGCCAAGACGCCGAAGGAGCCCGAATAA
- a CDS encoding type IV conjugative transfer system protein TraE → MLTHISHERSQSLLRQRNLLALTSVALGLALVVTGGLAATRDREVILVPTVSKPLSISKTGVSADYLELVTRDASLMLLNRSPEGLDYWMTQILELASPAHHGRLKAELLRIVEEQRGSDVTQAFVIKGLSVNPHKLTSEVHGNLKTFVGAQVIASDERRFRFDWSYQGLRLGLAGFTQINTENNPEENIDAE, encoded by the coding sequence ATGCTGACCCATATTTCGCACGAGCGCAGCCAGTCGCTCCTTCGCCAGAGAAACCTGCTTGCGCTGACGAGCGTCGCGCTGGGCTTGGCACTGGTTGTCACCGGCGGCCTGGCCGCCACCCGCGACCGTGAGGTCATATTGGTGCCGACGGTTTCCAAGCCCTTGAGCATATCCAAGACCGGGGTGAGCGCCGACTATCTAGAACTGGTGACGCGCGATGCATCACTGATGCTGCTCAACCGCAGCCCCGAAGGGCTCGACTATTGGATGACGCAGATATTGGAGCTCGCCTCTCCTGCCCATCATGGCAGGTTGAAGGCCGAATTGCTGCGGATCGTCGAGGAGCAGCGCGGCTCGGACGTCACCCAAGCCTTTGTCATCAAGGGGCTCTCGGTCAATCCGCATAAATTGACCTCGGAAGTGCACGGCAACCTCAAAACCTTTGTTGGAGCACAGGTTATTGCAAGCGACGAGCGCCGCTTCCGTTTCGACTGGAGCTACCAGGGCCTGCGCCTCGGGCTCGCAGGCTTCACCCAGATCAACACCGAAAACAATCCAGAGGAGAACATAGATGCGGAATAA
- a CDS encoding DsbC family protein, with product MSQPTKTSRFWLKAGGLGLALVALSAATGWSVAHYGSAAITAPDIAKVREALKLRLPKTPIDAIDCKGLAGLCEVASKTTLFYVDTKAKYLVIGRVYDMEARQDLTAARLLALNPDLLAAGAARRTDGENAGLPQQPTVPKKVPLTGLDPKGAIHWGPANGPKAIVFSDFNCSYCKKLESELIAIGARVEERPISILAKESRRIAEAVICADNPSAALRKAYAGETLGPSKACDTKGLDTNEGFAKAHGFGGTPVIVRPSDGAVLEGYRAGPELKAFLANSPTKSKG from the coding sequence ATGAGCCAACCAACCAAAACATCCCGCTTCTGGCTGAAGGCAGGCGGGCTCGGTCTTGCGCTTGTCGCGCTGTCCGCCGCCACGGGCTGGAGTGTCGCACACTATGGCAGTGCTGCAATCACCGCGCCCGATATCGCCAAGGTACGCGAGGCATTGAAGCTGCGGCTTCCCAAGACACCGATTGACGCGATTGATTGCAAAGGCCTAGCAGGGCTGTGCGAAGTCGCCTCCAAAACCACGCTATTCTATGTCGATACCAAGGCCAAATATCTGGTGATCGGCCGCGTCTACGACATGGAAGCGCGGCAGGATCTGACCGCCGCGCGGCTGCTTGCGCTCAATCCCGACCTGCTGGCGGCAGGGGCTGCGCGCCGCACCGATGGCGAAAATGCTGGCCTGCCCCAACAGCCCACGGTGCCCAAGAAGGTACCGCTTACCGGGCTCGATCCCAAAGGTGCGATACATTGGGGGCCTGCAAACGGGCCCAAGGCAATCGTCTTTTCGGATTTCAACTGCAGCTATTGCAAGAAGCTCGAAAGCGAGCTCATCGCAATCGGCGCGCGTGTTGAAGAGCGCCCGATCTCGATCCTAGCCAAAGAAAGCCGTAGAATCGCAGAAGCTGTGATCTGTGCTGACAATCCGTCAGCAGCACTGCGCAAAGCCTATGCCGGTGAAACGCTCGGTCCTTCCAAAGCCTGCGACACCAAAGGGCTCGATACCAATGAAGGCTTTGCCAAGGCGCATGGCTTTGGCGGCACACCGGTCATTGTGCGGCCTTCCGATGGCGCAGTGCTCGAAGGCTACCGCGCGGGACCCGAACTCAAAGCCTTTCTCGCAAACTCACCCACCAAATCCAAAGGATGA
- a CDS encoding type-F conjugative transfer system secretin TraK — protein MRNKAAICTFMATASLLPSPAFADQYKQAADNARIECVVSKQELSRIALVGDQFASVSKISSGTPYNDFAVTNEPVRGDIYISVPVTYAAGSISFFATTKKGFVYKFACKAEMIEAQQLFISNPALAKSDAANWENQTRPDQSAVRLIQAMATDKTIDGFEIRQSASPAARVGNLEIQLIAEYRGASLLGKVLRLTNRGKKPLPLAERDLAPKDTLAISIGEPSLAPGASTTALIVGANGDYDHD, from the coding sequence ATGCGGAATAAAGCCGCCATTTGCACCTTCATGGCCACAGCCAGCCTGCTGCCCAGTCCAGCATTTGCTGACCAGTATAAGCAGGCCGCCGACAATGCGCGCATCGAATGCGTTGTGTCGAAGCAGGAGCTTAGCCGCATCGCGCTCGTCGGCGACCAGTTTGCGAGTGTTTCCAAAATCTCGAGCGGCACGCCCTATAATGATTTTGCAGTGACCAACGAGCCGGTGCGCGGCGACATCTATATCTCGGTTCCCGTAACTTATGCAGCGGGCTCAATCAGCTTCTTTGCCACGACCAAAAAGGGCTTCGTCTACAAATTTGCCTGCAAGGCAGAGATGATCGAAGCCCAGCAGCTGTTCATCAGCAACCCGGCGCTCGCCAAAAGCGATGCCGCCAATTGGGAAAATCAGACGCGGCCCGACCAAAGCGCAGTGCGTCTGATCCAGGCGATGGCGACCGACAAGACCATCGACGGTTTCGAAATCCGCCAGTCGGCGAGCCCTGCGGCCCGCGTCGGCAATCTCGAAATCCAGCTGATCGCTGAATATCGCGGAGCGTCACTTCTTGGAAAAGTCCTGCGCCTCACCAATCGCGGCAAAAAGCCGCTGCCGCTCGCCGAACGCGATCTCGCGCCCAAGGACACACTCGCGATCAGCATTGGTGAGCCGAGCCTTGCGCCAGGTGCGAGCACTACGGCGCTGATCGTCGGAGCCAACGGAGACTATGATCATGACTGA